A window of Malania oleifera isolate guangnan ecotype guangnan chromosome 5, ASM2987363v1, whole genome shotgun sequence contains these coding sequences:
- the LOC131156002 gene encoding uncharacterized protein LOC131156002, which translates to MDSRNSGTNTGGDRVEPSSIRGGDTNAVLRSVTQQVMAKMAKNQGVQTYPMYQTCGKRHLGECRAERDFCYQCGRLGHMAQVCPRPPIQVPALRPYHKGYQTPCGGQQRNIALTRVYALMSGDAEVVGDVVTSIFATFLYQAVVLFDTGATHSFVSTGYAKLAKIEA; encoded by the coding sequence atggactcaAGGAATAGTGGTACGAATACTGGGGGTGATAGAGTAGAACCTTCCAGTATAAGAGGTGGAGATACTAATGCAGtattgcgcagcgtcacccagcaggtgatggctaagatggctaaGAATCAGGGAGTGCAAACCTACCCTATGTATCAGACATGTGGGAAACGACATCTGGGAGAGTGCCGAGCTGAGAGAGATTTCTGTTATCAGTGTGGGAGACTCGGTCACATGGCACAAGTATGCCCAAGACCGCCGATCCAGGTTCCAGCTCTCAGACCCTACCATAAGGGTTATCAAACGCCttgtggaggccagcaaaggaatatagCTCTGACGAGGGTATATGCATTGATGTCAGGAGATGCTGAGGTAGTTGGAGACGTTGTCACAAGTATCTTTGCAACTTTCCTATAtcaagctgttgttttatttgatacaggtgccacccattcttttgtctcAACGGGGTATGCTAAATTAGCTAAGATTGAAGcatag